In the genome of Bacteroidales bacterium, the window GTCGGTGGCAACAGAAATGATCCGTCGTATCTGTTCTCCTACTTCCTTGTCTGTTATAAAAGATATTATTTGGGGTTACCGTTTTATTTTCCTGATTATACTCGCCGGATTCCTGATGCACTGGACACCTGCCCAATGGAAGGAATATATACGTGGATGGTATATTAAGACACCCATTGTCGTAAAATTATTGCTTGCTATTCTGTTATTTTTTATGATTTATCAAATGAAATCGTCCGTGATACAACCATTCATTTATTTTCAGTTTTAGCAGGTTCCGGTCATTGATCCTTTTCTGAATCCACCATTTCTTCTCATCAAATCTTAATAAAATTATAGATTCCATCGGTGGGGTTACAATAACTTCAGATATTCTGTTCTAATTGTTAAATATTTTGCATGGTTATTGCAATAAATGATGATACTATCATGTACAAATAAAATATACTAAATCACAAAACACAGGAACAATGAAACAGGTATTGAATTTTTCACCTATTTGGGTATTGGTTTTTTTGATTGCATTTACTGCATGTGGAAATGAGGATGATTATAATATGAGATACAATTTCAAATCTTTGGCTGCGAACGGCTCGGAAGCGTCGACTACCTCCATGCTGATGCTGGAGTTTTGTAGGGATATTGAAGGTCTGGTTGTTGCTGATATCGTTTTAAATGCCGGAGAAACCGGAGCAACAAAAGGGGAATTGACTTCAAACGGTTCAGGGAAATACAATCTGACAGTAGATGGTATTACAAAAAGTGGTGAGATATCTGTTGTAGTGGAGAAAGAAGGACGTACGATTAGTCCGGCATCAAGAGCTGTCACCATATATTATTATGTCGCCCCCTGAGTTTTGAAAGGTGTAAAGTGTCAGGGAAGTGATGAGTAATGCTATAAATCAATCTCATATTCAATCAACGTAATCATGATCGATCAATAGCACCGATTACTATTATTTAAAATAAGGCTTCCTTTAAAGAAGGATGAGTCAACATCTTAAATTAGGGATCCATCAGGCAGTAAAGAAAAAAAACATTCTTTTTTATGAAAATATGTTGTAGAGCACATATTTTTTATATCTTTGCAACGTTTCTGTTTAAAATTTAGGACATGAATAATAGTATTATCCTCAATCTCATTAGTAGCGCACTAATTCTCATTAGTCAGCGATAGAGGGTGGTATGTAGTTGTATTAAAAAATAAAAAAGCACAAAGCCATTCTCTAATTCGGGGGATGGCTTTTTTGATTGATCGAATAACAAATAATTAGTGAAATATTAATTCAGAACCCATGAGTGATAAGTTGTATATTTTCGACACCACGCTTCGTGATGGTGAACAGGTGCCAGGTTGCCAGTTGAATACATTGGAAAAAATTGAAGTAGCCAAGGCGCTTGAAGAGTTGGGAGTGGATGTTATTGAAGCAGGGTTTCCGATTTCAAGTCCCGGTGATTTCAATTCAATTGTAGAAATATCCAAAGTGATTACCAGGCCCACCATCTGTGCATTAACACGGGCAGTTGAAAAAGATATTGATGTGGCTGCCGATGCGCTCCATTATGCAAAAAATAAGAGAATACATACGGGAATCGGTACATCATGGTACCATATCAACCATAAATTTAATTCTACACAGGAAGATATCCTGCAACGGGCTGCAGCTTGCGTTAAATACGCCAAGAAATATGTGGAAGACGTTGAGTTCTATGCAGAAGATGCCGGGCGTACGGAAAACGAGTATCTGGCAAGAGTAGTGGAAGCGGTGATTGCAGCAGGTGCTACCGTAGTGAATATCCCGGACACAACCGGTTATTGTACTCCTGATGAATATGGAGCAAAAATTAAATACCTGATGGAAAATGTGAAAAATGTCCATCAGGCGATCCTTGCCACGCATTGTCACAATGATCTGGGGATGGCTACGGCAAATACCATTTCCGGTGTTCTCAATGGTGCCCGTCAGGTAGAAGTAACCATCAATGGTATCGG includes:
- a CDS encoding 2-isopropylmalate synthase; this encodes MSDKLYIFDTTLRDGEQVPGCQLNTLEKIEVAKALEELGVDVIEAGFPISSPGDFNSIVEISKVITRPTICALTRAVEKDIDVAADALHYAKNKRIHTGIGTSWYHINHKFNSTQEDILQRAAACVKYAKKYVEDVEFYAEDAGRTENEYLARVVEAVIAAGATVVNIPDTTGYCTPDEYGAKIKYLMENVKNVHQAILATHCHNDLGMATANTISGVLNGARQVEVTINGIGERAGNTALEEVVMAIKSRKDMPVYTEIDTKRIYRTSRLVSTLMRMPVQPNKAVVGRNAFAHSSGIHQDGVLKNRESYEIMDPSDVGINESSIVLTARSGRHALSHHLERLGYKLSAEELDDAYQKFLKLADRKKDISDEDLRVIVGVGQSEQQRRVKLKYLQVVCGKSSIPMATVQLNIDGEICTATSSGSGPVDASFNAIRQLI